One Conger conger chromosome 18, fConCon1.1, whole genome shotgun sequence DNA window includes the following coding sequences:
- the c18h10orf53 gene encoding UPF0728 protein C10orf53 homolog, with protein MEAHMPQNALVIVRYGPYASCGTVEHRTFRLKGLEAALTEDGHRCVLEKIPDWNEVELVVNGECVLACKIQDLEFGGDGRLDPLCQEAKSAVKEAY; from the exons ATGGAAGCACACATGCCTCAGAACGCCTTGGTGATTGTGCGATATGGCCCGTATGCATCGTGTGGCACCGTGGAGCATAGAACGTTCCGTCTGAAGGGCCTTGAAG CCGCATTAACGGAGGATGGCCATCGCTGCGTCCTCGAGAAAATACCAGACTGGAACGAAGTGGAGCTTGTTGTCAATGGCGAATGTGTTCTTGCATGTAAGATACAGGACCTTGAATTTG GAGGAGATGGTAGACTGGACCCACTTTGCCAGGAAGCGAAAAGCGCCGTGAAGGAGGCGTACTGA